Below is a window of Sulfurisphaera ohwakuensis DNA.
TTATTCTAACAGAGCAGAAAAGTATGGTGCATGAAGAGGCTCGAAAGGTCTGATTGAATGATGACCCCGCGCAGGTCGGATTTTTAACATTTTTTTACATAAAATTTTTCTAGTATTTGTTTGACTCTTATTTTTACAAATTGATTATTTATTATGACTACTGCACCAGCATTAGGTTGTCCGTAAACAATAATATCATTATTTCTACCAAAGATAACTACTGGTATAACTAGTAAGTCTTCTTCTCCATCAACTAAGATTGTTGCTCTCTCGTTTTTGTCTAATGTATTTTTAATAGTTTTTATTACAGAAAATCTAATACTTGATTTCTCATTTTTTACTTTAATAACGTTTTCGTTGACAGTTTTAACTTTTATTTGTCTTTTCGTTTTCCCATCTATTATTGATAAAAAAGGAATTATATTGTGTTCATATAATGTTGATGTGACTACGTCACCTACTGTTATTAATCTACTATTTTTCTTCTCAAGTATAAAATTTATAAAGATATCATTATTTGTAAATAAAAAACCATAAGGTCTTGTTAATTCCTTTTTTATAGAGTCTGGCATTTCAAAACAGTAATCTATTTCACTATTACTGCGTATCTCCAAGGTACAGTAGCCCCAAATAATTTTGCTGTTTCTGACTGAGGATCCAAAATGATTACAATTCCGCTCCAGTCATCGCTGAAGCTAATTGATCCACAAACTGGACATTTAGGTGTATCTTGTGTCACTAATGCTCTACAATTCTTACAAGCTTTAAATTCTTTATTTTTTCCAGGCATTATTTACTCGCCTTTGTTAGCTCTTGTGTTATCCACTCTATCTTTCCCAAATATGGTTGTTTCATTGTTAAAGCTATTCTAGGCATTCTTCCACCACTTGTAGATACACTAATAATCCTTGCTCTAACTCTATCCCCTTTTTGTATTATTTTTTTGCTCCTTTCTCCTATAAGAATTCCCCTATTTTGATCAAATTTAAGATTATCATCAGTGATTTGTGAAATGTGTGCTAATCCATCAACTGGTCCTATATTTACATAAACCCCATAATTATCTACTTGATTAACTTCACCTTCTACAACTTCTTGAATTATTGGAACAAAAGCTAGCATTTCAAAACTAACTTCATGATACGTTGCACCATCTCCGAATATAATATATCCTTCTTCACTTACTTTAGCGTCTAGTACAGCGAGGACTAAACCAAGGTCTTTAATCATTTTTTCTTGATATTCTTGCCTTAAAATTTGTAGTGCTATTTCATCTAGTGGTTGCCCAAAATACTCAGGAGGAATGCGTATTATACCCTTTGCTTTAATTAGTTTAAACATAAAATATCAGACTAGATAATGATGTCTACCTTTATATTTTTACTCTTCTGTCTTAGATAAATAACTCTTACCCCTTTAAGCTTAGCTTTATGTCTAAGTCTAGTATCATTTGTAAACAAAAACAAATCGTAGTCTTTGCATATTTGTATAAGTGCATCGTCAACTCTCATGTTTTCATAACCTTCTATGCTTTTCCAATAATTTTTATATGTATTAAGGTATTGTAAGGCTAAATTGGCTTTCTTATTCATAATAATACTTTTAGAATTAAGAAATTTATTTAACTCTCTTATAACTATATTAGGTATATAGAAAACTGGCTTATAATCTAGAAATTGGATTATCTTCTCAAAAGGATCAAA
It encodes the following:
- a CDS encoding GTP-dependent dephospho-CoA kinase family protein, which produces MPDSIKKELTRPYGFLFTNNDIFINFILEKKNSRLITVGDVVTSTLYEHNIIPFLSIIDGKTKRQIKVKTVNENVIKVKNEKSSIRFSVIKTIKNTLDKNERATILVDGEEDLLVIPVVIFGRNNDIIVYGQPNAGAVVIINNQFVKIRVKQILEKFYVKKC
- the spt4 gene encoding transcription elongation factor subunit Spt4, with protein sequence MPGKNKEFKACKNCRALVTQDTPKCPVCGSISFSDDWSGIVIILDPQSETAKLFGATVPWRYAVIVK
- a CDS encoding DNA-directed RNA polymerase produces the protein MFKLIKAKGIIRIPPEYFGQPLDEIALQILRQEYQEKMIKDLGLVLAVLDAKVSEEGYIIFGDGATYHEVSFEMLAFVPIIQEVVEGEVNQVDNYGVYVNIGPVDGLAHISQITDDNLKFDQNRGILIGERSKKIIQKGDRVRARIISVSTSGGRMPRIALTMKQPYLGKIEWITQELTKASK
- a CDS encoding PIN domain-containing protein — protein: MEISRLGNNKNLGVLVDTNILLYIYHGFDPFEKIIQFLDYKPVFYIPNIVIRELNKFLNSKSIIMNKKANLALQYLNTYKNYWKSIEGYENMRVDDALIQICKDYDLFLFTNDTRLRHKAKLKGVRVIYLRQKSKNIKVDIII